One Lactobacillus sp. CBA3606 DNA segment encodes these proteins:
- the rpmF gene encoding 50S ribosomal protein L32, protein MAVPKRRTSKMRKRNRRGHIKLATPNLSACPNCGELRVSHHVCPSCGFYNGKEIVKVNN, encoded by the coding sequence ATGGCTGTACCTAAGAGAAGAACATCTAAGATGCGTAAACGCAACCGTCGTGGTCATATTAAATTGGCTACCCCAAACTTGTCAGCTTGCCCAAATTGCGGCGAATTACGAGTTTCACATCACGTTTGCCCAAGTTGTGGATTCTACAACGGTAAAGAAATCGTTAAAGTAAACAACTAA
- a CDS encoding class I SAM-dependent methyltransferase, which translates to MIYQTFAELYDELFDPAMYQQWLDFVRRELPQQDGEILELACGTGRLGVLLAQAGYHVTGLDLSDNMLALAQQHIEAAAVAMPLLEGNMLDLSELGTFSAVTCFADSFCYLPDLAQVQTAFTQVAAHLTATGKFLFDVITPHQTDDVYPGYMYNYRDEERAFMWTSYAGEVAHSAEHDLSFFIWNAEKDAFDEVSELHQERTYVLADYQRALAAAGFSQVKVTADFGQAAPNEQTTRWFFECQK; encoded by the coding sequence ATGATTTACCAAACGTTTGCCGAACTTTACGACGAACTTTTCGATCCAGCCATGTACCAGCAATGGCTGGATTTTGTGCGTCGTGAATTACCTCAGCAGGACGGTGAAATTCTGGAACTTGCTTGTGGCACCGGTCGGCTCGGTGTGTTATTGGCCCAGGCGGGTTACCACGTCACCGGTTTAGACTTGTCCGATAATATGTTGGCCTTAGCCCAGCAGCACATCGAAGCTGCGGCAGTGGCAATGCCATTATTGGAAGGCAATATGTTAGATCTATCCGAATTAGGCACGTTTTCAGCGGTCACTTGTTTTGCCGATTCATTTTGTTATTTACCAGATTTAGCCCAAGTTCAAACAGCTTTTACACAAGTGGCCGCGCATTTAACGGCAACGGGTAAATTCTTATTCGATGTTATTACGCCTCATCAAACCGATGACGTCTATCCAGGTTATATGTACAATTATCGCGATGAAGAACGGGCCTTTATGTGGACCAGTTATGCGGGTGAAGTTGCGCATAGTGCGGAGCATGACTTGAGTTTCTTTATTTGGAATGCTGAAAAAGACGCGTTTGATGAAGTGAGTGAGCTCCATCAAGAACGCACTTATGTCTTAGCGGACTATCAACGGGCGTTAGCAGCGGCGGGATTCAGTCAAGTTAAAGTGACTGCTGACTTTGGTCAAGCAGCCCCTAACGAGCAAACGACCCGCTGGTTCTTTGAATGCCAAAAGTAG
- a CDS encoding UbiA family prenyltransferase, protein MTFKIFLQFIRLNAKAASVVPYFMGVLFSIYYFQAFNWLNSLIYLIAQVAIALFVTGFNNVQDYYLAIDLHYRDTYNIIGREHLSPRRSLRLMLSMLATAIILGLVLVSRTNLLLLFMGAAAIGVAIFYTYGPVPFSRFPLGELLSGTVEGFGVFFLAVYVNVATPVLMGFTWAWPHFAIVGNLQHILIMILVGLPNIFLVANIMLADNICDLDQDVRNQRYTVPYYIGKARALKVYDWLALLSYLPVLVSVGLQILPLYQLLVVLALPKIIKNIKAFNAVQVKETTFNTAPQNLMLFQGLQLIALILGLVF, encoded by the coding sequence ATGACGTTTAAAATCTTTTTGCAATTTATTCGATTGAATGCCAAGGCCGCCAGCGTCGTCCCATATTTTATGGGCGTTTTATTTTCAATTTACTATTTTCAAGCATTTAATTGGCTCAATTCACTGATTTATCTCATTGCCCAAGTGGCGATTGCCTTATTTGTAACGGGGTTCAATAATGTGCAGGATTATTATTTGGCAATCGACTTACATTATCGTGACACGTACAATATTATTGGCCGTGAGCACTTATCGCCACGCCGTTCGTTAAGACTAATGCTCAGTATGTTAGCGACAGCCATTATTTTAGGGCTCGTTTTAGTTTCACGGACCAATTTGCTTTTGCTATTTATGGGAGCGGCGGCGATTGGCGTCGCAATATTTTATACGTATGGGCCAGTGCCGTTTTCCCGCTTTCCGTTGGGAGAATTATTGTCAGGCACGGTTGAAGGATTCGGTGTGTTCTTTTTAGCGGTCTATGTTAACGTTGCTACGCCAGTGTTAATGGGCTTTACTTGGGCGTGGCCTCACTTTGCCATTGTCGGTAATTTACAACATATCTTAATCATGATATTAGTGGGCTTACCGAATATCTTTTTAGTGGCAAATATTATGTTAGCCGATAATATTTGTGATTTAGATCAAGATGTGCGAAATCAACGTTATACGGTGCCTTATTATATTGGGAAAGCGCGGGCTTTGAAAGTCTATGATTGGTTAGCGTTGCTCAGTTATTTACCGGTGCTTGTGAGTGTTGGCTTACAAATTTTACCGCTTTATCAATTATTAGTTGTTTTGGCACTACCTAAAATTATCAAAAATATTAAGGCCTTCAATGCTGTTCAGGTGAAGGAAACAACGTTTAATACGGCGCCACAGAATTTGATGTTGTTTCAAGGGTTACAATTAATTGCCCTGATTCTAGGGCTTGTTTTTTAA
- a CDS encoding nucleotidyltransferase has protein sequence MRAVGVITEYNPLHNGHQFHLQQARAQTQADCTVVVMSGNWLQRGEPAILDKWTRTQLALAAGADLVVELPVFFATQPAHLFAQGGVELLAALQCDSLVFGTEHPALDFDQLSTALPQTQAAFKQYNATYATQFNTALQQATGVTLNQSNDLLGFCYAVANQRLGRPLQLVPIKRQVAGHNDMSISPTGHFASGTAIRQAAFKQAWPAIEPVVPAVTLQALKTQRLQQWSDFWPYLRYQLLTGSVAQSRAYDQMAEGLEYRMREMAQTATDFPAFISLVKSKRYTYTRLQRVATAALLQLTHAEVQAAQQHNYVRVLGFTPTGQQYLHQIKAQLSLPLYTKINKKLRLHELALDYRAGRVYQMINGQSQDLYRRPWIQSAR, from the coding sequence ATGCGAGCAGTTGGGGTCATAACTGAATACAATCCCCTGCATAATGGACATCAGTTCCATTTACAACAGGCCCGGGCGCAAACGCAGGCTGATTGTACTGTTGTTGTAATGAGTGGTAATTGGTTACAGCGTGGCGAACCAGCTATTTTAGATAAATGGACGCGCACACAATTAGCCTTAGCTGCTGGTGCTGACTTAGTGGTAGAGTTACCCGTCTTTTTTGCGACACAACCAGCACATTTATTTGCGCAGGGTGGGGTCGAACTATTAGCGGCGTTGCAGTGTGACAGCTTAGTATTTGGGACGGAACATCCAGCATTGGACTTTGATCAATTATCAACGGCGTTACCTCAGACTCAAGCTGCGTTTAAGCAGTACAACGCGACGTATGCAACACAGTTTAATACGGCGTTACAGCAGGCGACGGGGGTCACACTAAATCAGTCTAATGATTTATTAGGGTTCTGCTATGCAGTTGCGAATCAACGGTTAGGTCGGCCCTTGCAGCTGGTCCCGATTAAACGGCAAGTTGCCGGGCATAATGATATGTCGATTTCGCCCACTGGGCATTTTGCCAGTGGAACGGCGATTCGACAGGCGGCCTTTAAACAGGCTTGGCCGGCGATTGAACCAGTCGTCCCAGCCGTGACGTTGCAGGCACTGAAAACGCAACGACTACAACAATGGTCTGACTTTTGGCCGTACCTGCGCTACCAGCTTTTAACGGGGAGTGTGGCCCAGAGTCGAGCTTATGATCAAATGGCCGAGGGTCTGGAATATCGGATGCGTGAGATGGCTCAAACTGCGACTGATTTTCCAGCGTTTATCAGCTTGGTTAAGTCAAAACGGTATACTTATACCCGGTTACAACGCGTGGCAACGGCGGCGTTACTACAATTAACGCATGCTGAGGTTCAGGCTGCACAACAGCATAATTATGTGCGGGTACTTGGATTTACGCCGACTGGACAGCAGTATTTACATCAAATTAAAGCGCAGTTGTCGTTACCGTTATATACTAAAATCAACAAAAAATTACGATTACATGAGTTAGCTTTAGATTATCGGGCCGGGCGGGTCTATCAAATGATTAATGGTCAATCACAAGATCTGTATCGCCGACCATGGATACAATCAGCACGATAA
- a CDS encoding DUF177 domain-containing protein gives MKWSLGQLKSYRDEPLQFDEALDLKDALMTRYPEIVDAEAAQVKGYLSYDHGNVLISAAVTVTLTLPSTRSLTPVLVPLAFQITEYYVPQGADLDQFGEDDTVIILPEDDILNFDVAVEDNILIHIPMQILSEAEQNGEPLPTGNGWEVFSEDDLAKQATEHKTVDPRLAKLKNLFPDQETKD, from the coding sequence ATGAAATGGTCGTTAGGGCAGCTTAAAAGTTACCGGGATGAACCACTTCAGTTTGATGAAGCACTGGATTTAAAAGACGCCCTGATGACGCGTTATCCTGAGATTGTTGACGCCGAGGCAGCCCAAGTTAAGGGTTACTTGTCATATGATCATGGTAATGTGCTAATTTCAGCGGCCGTGACAGTAACGTTAACGTTACCGTCAACCCGGTCGTTGACGCCGGTGTTGGTGCCACTGGCCTTTCAAATAACGGAATATTATGTGCCTCAAGGAGCCGATTTAGATCAGTTCGGTGAGGATGATACGGTAATTATTTTACCGGAAGATGATATTTTGAATTTTGATGTCGCTGTGGAGGATAATATTTTAATTCACATCCCCATGCAGATTCTTTCTGAAGCTGAACAGAATGGTGAACCTTTGCCAACTGGTAACGGTTGGGAAGTCTTCAGTGAAGACGACCTTGCCAAGCAAGCTACAGAACATAAAACTGTTGATCCGCGTTTAGCTAAGTTGAAAAACCTGTTCCCTGATCAGGAAACTAAGGATTAA
- the yidC gene encoding membrane protein insertase YidC, with amino-acid sequence MKKRKGLTVTLALSSLALLLSGCVQVSKAGKPYGFVYDYLARPGQIVMQWLSQLFGNNYGWAIIGLTVIVRLVLLPMMINQQRKSTYQQEKMAAVKPQLANIQARQKQATTQAEKAAVSNEMMQLYRDNGISMTGGIGCLPLLIQFPIFSALYYAIRYSPELSSAKFMGIALGHSSLLLAILAFVSYLAQGYLSMIGLPAEQRKAMRTMLVVSPVMILFVTMSAPAGLGLYFFVGGLFACLQTLIINYFRPRIRREVEADLKKHPIKTPTPSAVGGAKPVNATEKPVTDTPTPHQANGAGRNAGKQQRHH; translated from the coding sequence GTGAAAAAGAGAAAAGGCCTCACCGTTACGCTGGCACTGTCCAGCTTAGCGTTGCTACTTAGTGGCTGTGTACAGGTTTCAAAAGCTGGTAAACCATACGGCTTCGTGTATGACTACTTAGCGCGACCTGGACAAATTGTGATGCAATGGTTATCACAGTTGTTCGGTAACAATTATGGTTGGGCCATTATTGGCTTAACGGTCATCGTGCGGTTAGTCTTATTACCAATGATGATTAATCAACAACGTAAATCAACCTATCAACAAGAAAAAATGGCGGCAGTTAAGCCCCAATTAGCTAATATCCAAGCGCGGCAAAAACAAGCCACGACACAAGCTGAAAAGGCCGCTGTCAGCAATGAAATGATGCAACTCTACCGTGATAATGGGATTAGTATGACTGGCGGCATCGGCTGTTTACCCTTACTAATTCAATTTCCAATTTTCTCGGCATTATATTATGCGATTCGCTACTCACCAGAACTTTCTAGTGCTAAGTTTATGGGGATTGCTTTAGGACACTCCAGTCTCCTATTGGCAATTCTAGCGTTCGTTTCTTACCTCGCCCAAGGTTACCTCTCAATGATTGGCTTACCTGCTGAGCAACGTAAGGCCATGCGGACCATGCTAGTGGTCAGCCCCGTTATGATTTTATTTGTAACCATGTCGGCACCCGCCGGTTTGGGGCTCTACTTCTTCGTTGGTGGCCTGTTCGCCTGCTTACAAACTTTAATCATCAACTATTTCCGTCCTCGCATTCGGCGAGAAGTTGAAGCTGATTTAAAGAAGCATCCAATCAAGACGCCAACGCCAAGTGCCGTTGGTGGTGCTAAACCAGTTAACGCCACTGAAAAACCAGTAACCGATACCCCAACACCACACCAAGCAAATGGTGCCGGTCGCAATGCGGGTAAACAGCAACGACATCATTAA
- the gndA gene encoding NADP-dependent phosphogluconate dehydrogenase, translated as MSNEKPQIGVIGMAVMGKNLALNIESRGYKVAIFNRTGSKTEKVVQDHADKQLVPSYNVADFVASLETPRRIIMMVKAGKPTDAVIDELLPLLDKGDVLIDGGNTNFNDTMARNARLDKSGINFIGMGVSGGELGALQGPSLMPGGQKEAYDLVAPILEKIAAKAPQDGAPCVTYIGANGAGHYVKMVHNGIEYGDEELIDESYNMMRNVAGLSVDEMSDVFTEWNKGELSSYLVEITADILSRKDDLGADKTKPIVDMILDRGNNKGTGKWSSEDALNVQVPQSVITEAVYARYISMMKTERVAASKKLAGPKNDVKLPAKEELVEKIRQALYFSKIMSYAQGFEQLRFAAEHYGWDLKFGELAQIWRAGCIIRAQFLQNITNAFDKKPDLNNLLMDDYFTDIAAKYQQSTRDVLSLAVQAGVPMPAFSAALSYYDSYRAEVLPANLLQAQRDYFGAHTYERTDREGAFHYTWYEEQ; from the coding sequence ATGAGTAATGAAAAACCACAGATTGGTGTCATTGGGATGGCCGTTATGGGCAAGAACTTGGCTTTGAATATTGAAAGCCGCGGCTATAAAGTTGCCATCTTTAACCGGACGGGTTCAAAGACGGAAAAAGTCGTTCAGGATCATGCGGACAAACAATTAGTTCCAAGCTATAACGTCGCTGACTTTGTTGCATCACTGGAAACGCCACGGCGGATTATCATGATGGTTAAGGCTGGCAAACCAACCGATGCCGTCATTGATGAATTATTGCCATTGCTCGATAAAGGCGATGTGTTAATTGATGGTGGGAATACCAACTTTAATGACACGATGGCACGAAATGCCCGCTTAGACAAGTCTGGGATTAACTTTATCGGTATGGGAGTTTCTGGCGGTGAATTAGGCGCCTTACAAGGCCCTTCATTGATGCCCGGTGGTCAAAAGGAAGCTTATGACTTAGTTGCCCCAATCTTAGAAAAGATTGCTGCTAAGGCCCCTCAAGATGGCGCACCTTGTGTCACTTATATCGGTGCTAACGGTGCCGGTCATTACGTTAAGATGGTCCATAATGGGATCGAATACGGTGATGAAGAATTAATTGATGAAAGTTACAACATGATGCGGAACGTCGCTGGCCTATCAGTTGATGAAATGTCTGACGTCTTCACCGAATGGAACAAGGGTGAATTAAGCAGTTACCTCGTTGAAATTACCGCAGATATTTTATCGCGTAAAGACGACTTGGGTGCTGACAAGACGAAGCCAATCGTTGATATGATTTTAGACCGTGGGAACAACAAAGGAACTGGTAAGTGGAGTTCCGAAGATGCATTGAACGTCCAAGTCCCACAATCAGTGATCACTGAAGCGGTTTATGCGCGTTACATTTCTATGATGAAGACTGAACGGGTTGCCGCTTCTAAGAAGCTTGCCGGTCCTAAGAATGACGTTAAGTTACCAGCTAAAGAAGAATTAGTTGAGAAAATTCGTCAAGCCTTATACTTCAGCAAAATCATGAGTTATGCGCAAGGTTTCGAACAATTACGCTTTGCTGCTGAACATTATGGTTGGGATTTGAAGTTTGGTGAATTAGCACAGATCTGGCGTGCTGGTTGTATCATCCGGGCACAATTCTTACAAAATATCACCAATGCTTTTGATAAGAAGCCTGACTTAAACAACTTGTTGATGGATGATTACTTTACAGATATTGCTGCGAAGTATCAACAATCAACGCGTGATGTTTTAAGCTTAGCGGTTCAAGCCGGTGTACCAATGCCAGCCTTTAGCGCTGCGTTGTCATACTATGACTCATATCGGGCTGAAGTATTGCCAGCTAACTTATTACAAGCGCAACGAGATTACTTTGGTGCCCATACCTACGAACGGACTGACCGCGAAGGGGCTTTCCATTACACTTGGTATGAAGAACAATAA
- the rsfS gene encoding ribosome silencing factor: MESKALLQLTVKAADDKRAEDIVALDVAEVSLMADYFVVLSADSRRQVQAIADNIVSEIRQAGSDVKSVEGRTAGEWILVDAGDVIVHVFQKDARQHYNLEKLWSDAPLVAVDQWVNA, translated from the coding sequence ATGGAAAGCAAAGCATTATTACAATTAACAGTTAAAGCGGCCGATGATAAACGTGCCGAAGATATCGTTGCCTTAGATGTGGCCGAAGTTAGCTTGATGGCTGATTATTTTGTCGTCTTATCAGCAGATTCACGGCGACAAGTCCAAGCCATTGCGGATAACATTGTGAGTGAAATCCGGCAAGCCGGCTCTGACGTTAAGAGTGTTGAAGGTCGAACGGCTGGTGAATGGATTTTAGTTGACGCCGGTGATGTGATTGTACACGTCTTCCAAAAGGATGCGCGGCAACACTATAACTTAGAAAAGCTATGGTCCGATGCACCGTTAGTTGCGGTGGATCAATGGGTTAACGCATGA
- a CDS encoding response regulator transcription factor — protein MSRILIIEDEKNLARFVELELKHEGYDIQVEYNGRKGLDAALAEDFDAILLDLMLPELNGLEVCRRVREVKNTPIIMMTARDSVIDRVSGLDHGADDYIVKPFAIEELLARLRALLRRIDLESEQQSTKQTTVTYKDLTIEKENLVVKRGDEVINLTKREYELLLTLMENINVVLARDVLLNKVWGYESEVETNVVDVYIRYLRNKIDRPGEKSYIQTVRGTGYVIRS, from the coding sequence ATGAGTCGAATATTAATTATTGAAGACGAAAAAAATCTGGCCCGCTTTGTCGAACTAGAATTAAAGCATGAAGGTTACGACATTCAAGTTGAATATAATGGTCGTAAAGGTTTGGACGCAGCGTTAGCCGAAGATTTTGATGCGATTCTCTTAGACTTAATGTTGCCTGAACTAAATGGGTTGGAAGTTTGTCGGCGGGTCCGTGAAGTTAAAAATACCCCAATTATTATGATGACGGCCCGTGACTCAGTCATCGATCGTGTTTCTGGATTAGATCATGGGGCAGATGACTACATTGTTAAGCCGTTTGCAATTGAAGAATTATTGGCACGTTTACGGGCCTTATTACGGCGGATTGATCTCGAAAGTGAACAACAGAGTACGAAACAAACCACAGTAACGTATAAAGATTTAACGATTGAAAAAGAGAACTTAGTCGTTAAACGTGGCGATGAAGTGATTAATTTAACGAAGCGGGAATACGAACTGCTATTGACCTTAATGGAAAATATCAACGTCGTCTTAGCGCGTGACGTCTTGTTAAACAAAGTTTGGGGTTATGAATCTGAAGTTGAAACTAACGTTGTCGATGTTTATATTCGTTACTTACGAAATAAAATTGATCGACCAGGCGAAAAGAGCTACATCCAAACTGTTCGTGGGACAGGATATGTGATTCGGTCGTAA
- a CDS encoding HAMP domain-containing histidine kinase yields the protein MTDTTTAKTTQPKRWSLKWKWALGTAIGTALIFICFSLLVYKSFTNLLLRQEQRDVASAVSTIQQSLRTESKGLTIKSVAEKLQPEANVEPSSSMSDRRQGALKTTFFSDSELTALSRTNLAVTVYDPDGTTLYISRRDTHEFKRSPQRDIKLIGHGTAAELVGRAPIRTANKAKVIGYAQVTDSLTDYHSTTHNLMWIFVVMTLIAIFGATLLGYFLAAFLLRPMRQITRTISAVNLDPQTDSRVPDLKRNDELSDLGHLFNDMLDQMQRYITQQQQFVEDVSHELRTPVAIIQGHMELLNRWGKDDPKVLAESLAASLSETKRMQSLVQEMLDLSRAEQLEINFSHETTDVQKLVAQAFNDFKMIHPDFLFTFDDDVEQPVYAQIYRNHLEQILIILLDNAVKYSTKRREIHLSLSTDVRYIEVAVQDFGEGISKDNLDRVFNRFYRVDKARSRDKGGNGLGLSIAQRLVEGYHGRISVESVVGQGSIFRFHLPILKDPKLLAQAADEATTVEKIPKTALPAGIKPATPDPDEPPLDAHEHEK from the coding sequence ATGACTGACACGACAACTGCCAAGACAACGCAACCAAAACGTTGGTCGTTGAAATGGAAATGGGCGCTCGGGACCGCAATTGGGACCGCGCTCATTTTTATTTGTTTTTCATTATTGGTTTATAAGAGCTTCACGAACCTCTTATTACGCCAAGAACAACGTGACGTTGCGAGTGCCGTAAGCACTATTCAACAATCTTTGCGAACTGAATCCAAAGGCTTAACCATTAAATCAGTCGCCGAAAAACTACAACCAGAAGCCAATGTCGAGCCTAGTAGTAGTATGTCTGACCGACGACAGGGCGCTTTGAAGACGACGTTCTTTTCAGATTCAGAGCTCACGGCTTTATCGCGGACTAATCTAGCCGTGACCGTCTATGATCCAGACGGCACGACGTTATACATTTCACGACGTGATACGCATGAATTTAAGCGGAGTCCGCAACGTGATATTAAGCTTATCGGTCATGGAACAGCGGCTGAATTGGTTGGGCGGGCCCCCATCCGGACGGCTAATAAGGCCAAGGTGATTGGCTATGCGCAAGTCACGGATAGCTTAACGGATTATCACAGTACCACGCATAATTTAATGTGGATATTTGTTGTGATGACATTAATTGCCATTTTTGGCGCAACGTTATTAGGGTACTTTTTGGCCGCCTTTTTATTGCGACCAATGCGGCAGATTACCCGTACAATTAGTGCGGTTAATTTAGATCCACAGACAGATTCACGGGTCCCCGATTTAAAACGCAATGATGAATTGTCTGATTTGGGCCATTTGTTTAATGATATGTTAGATCAAATGCAGCGCTACATCACGCAACAACAACAATTTGTGGAAGATGTTTCCCATGAATTACGAACGCCGGTCGCAATTATTCAAGGTCATATGGAATTGTTGAATCGTTGGGGCAAGGATGATCCTAAGGTGTTGGCTGAGTCCTTGGCGGCTAGTTTATCGGAAACCAAGCGTATGCAAAGTCTGGTACAAGAGATGCTTGACCTGTCACGGGCTGAACAATTGGAAATCAACTTTAGTCATGAAACAACTGACGTCCAGAAGTTGGTTGCCCAGGCGTTTAATGACTTCAAGATGATTCATCCGGACTTTCTTTTTACGTTTGATGATGATGTTGAGCAACCCGTTTATGCCCAAATTTATCGGAATCATTTAGAACAAATTCTGATTATTTTGCTAGATAATGCGGTGAAATATTCAACTAAACGCCGCGAAATTCACTTATCCTTGTCGACGGATGTCCGGTATATTGAAGTTGCCGTTCAAGATTTTGGTGAAGGAATTTCAAAGGATAATCTCGATCGGGTCTTCAATCGGTTCTACCGGGTAGACAAAGCCCGTAGCCGTGATAAAGGTGGTAACGGTTTGGGCTTGTCCATTGCGCAACGGCTAGTGGAAGGCTATCATGGTCGGATTAGTGTTGAGTCAGTTGTGGGTCAAGGGTCGATTTTTAGATTCCATTTACCGATTTTAAAAGATCCTAAATTATTGGCCCAGGCCGCGGATGAGGCGACGACGGTTGAAAAGATTCCAAAGACCGCGCTACCAGCTGGTATTAAGCCAGCGACACCTGATCCAGATGAGCCACCGTTAGATGCACATGAACATGAAAAGTAA
- a CDS encoding acylphosphatase, producing MRAVTLQVSGRVQGVGFRWATKVAADKCGVNGIVRNLMDGSVFIEAEGEDQRIQVFIDVIKQSPTDFGRVKHLIVQDVTPQNYHNFRITN from the coding sequence ATGCGAGCAGTAACATTACAAGTTAGCGGTCGCGTGCAAGGCGTTGGCTTTCGTTGGGCCACCAAGGTTGCCGCTGATAAATGCGGTGTCAATGGCATCGTTCGTAATTTGATGGATGGCTCAGTTTTCATTGAGGCTGAAGGTGAAGACCAACGCATTCAAGTTTTCATTGACGTCATTAAACAATCACCGACCGACTTTGGTCGTGTCAAACACCTCATTGTGCAAGACGTTACGCCACAAAACTATCATAATTTTCGGATAACCAATTGA
- a CDS encoding replication-associated recombination protein A, which translates to MKQASLFNPDRSTDSPLAYRVRPATLAEFKGQDHLLGPGKLLRQFITQDQLPSLIFWGPPGVGKTTLAEIIAQQTQAHFMTFSAVTSGIKEIRQIMDDAEANRDFGEKTIVFIDEIHRFNKAQQDAFLPYVERGSITLIGATTENPSFEINAALLSRCKVLVLKELTEADLEQVLKAALAHPQGFPGLTVHLQADTLALIANFANGDARMALNTLEMAVLNGERTADQQVTVTAASLNQLINTKSLRYDKHGEEHFNLISALHKSMRNSDVDAAIYWLMRMLGGGESPIYIARRLIRFASEDVGLADRQALPLTVAVYQACQLIGMPECDVNLTEAVTYLALAPKSNALYMAKAAAKKAIKTTGNLPVPLQIRNAPTQLMQDLGYGEHYEYAHDNPDKLTAMTTMPPELMGQTFYTPTDQGQEKSWQQRLAAIKRWHANHPAPSSQN; encoded by the coding sequence GTGAAGCAAGCATCGTTGTTCAATCCAGACCGGTCAACCGATAGTCCATTAGCCTATCGTGTTCGACCGGCGACGTTAGCAGAATTTAAAGGCCAGGACCATTTGTTGGGGCCGGGTAAGTTGTTACGACAATTTATTACGCAAGACCAGTTACCATCCCTGATTTTTTGGGGACCACCGGGGGTCGGCAAGACGACCTTAGCAGAAATTATTGCACAACAAACGCAGGCCCACTTTATGACGTTTAGCGCGGTCACTAGTGGGATTAAAGAAATTCGCCAAATTATGGATGACGCAGAAGCTAATCGGGACTTTGGTGAAAAAACCATTGTGTTTATTGATGAAATTCATCGGTTTAATAAGGCGCAACAGGATGCTTTTTTGCCCTATGTGGAACGAGGAAGTATCACGTTAATTGGGGCGACTACCGAAAATCCGTCTTTCGAAATTAATGCGGCGTTATTATCACGATGCAAAGTCTTAGTCTTAAAAGAACTGACCGAAGCGGATTTAGAGCAGGTCTTAAAAGCGGCGTTAGCCCATCCGCAAGGGTTTCCAGGCTTGACGGTTCATTTGCAGGCGGATACGTTGGCCTTGATCGCTAACTTTGCTAACGGTGATGCGCGGATGGCGTTGAACACGCTTGAGATGGCGGTCCTAAATGGTGAACGAACGGCAGATCAGCAGGTCACCGTGACGGCCGCAAGTTTAAATCAATTAATCAATACGAAATCATTGCGTTATGACAAACATGGCGAAGAACATTTTAATCTGATTTCGGCCTTGCATAAGTCGATGCGCAATAGTGATGTGGATGCCGCGATTTATTGGTTGATGCGGATGCTAGGTGGCGGTGAATCGCCAATTTATATTGCGCGGCGGTTGATTCGGTTTGCGAGTGAGGATGTTGGATTAGCCGATCGGCAAGCCTTACCGTTAACAGTCGCGGTGTATCAAGCGTGCCAACTTATTGGGATGCCAGAATGCGATGTTAATTTAACCGAAGCGGTCACTTACTTGGCCTTGGCGCCGAAATCAAATGCCTTATATATGGCAAAAGCTGCGGCAAAAAAAGCCATCAAGACAACGGGTAATCTGCCCGTGCCATTACAAATTCGGAATGCACCGACGCAATTGATGCAAGACTTAGGTTATGGTGAGCATTATGAATATGCTCATGATAATCCAGATAAATTAACGGCAATGACGACGATGCCACCAGAATTAATGGGGCAGACGTTCTATACGCCGACGGACCAGGGCCAAGAAAAGAGTTGGCAACAACGCCTGGCAGCGATTAAACGTTGGCATGCCAACCATCCGGCACCATCGTCGCAAAATTAG